Proteins encoded in a region of the Elaeis guineensis isolate ETL-2024a chromosome 7, EG11, whole genome shotgun sequence genome:
- the LOC105048215 gene encoding uncharacterized protein — protein sequence MASSPASKRRRKDQSEEKAAEEAPRTGSSPVVVFAHGAGAPSTSEWMVRWKEMLDEALDAVEVVTFDYPYISGGKRKAPPRAEKLVDHHLGVVKDAVTKYPGHPLILVGKSMGSRVSCMVAGAECVNVSAVICLGYPLKGMNGAIRDETLLQLRTPTFFVQGSKDGLCPLDKLATTCKKMKCINELHVIDGGDHSFKIGKKYQESAGLSQGEAERRAVKAISEFVTKCI from the exons ATGGCTTCCAGCCCTGCCTCTAAGCGTCGCCGGAAGGACCAGAGCGAGGAGAAGGCGGCCGAGGAGGCTCCAAGGACGGGCTCGTCGCCTGTTGTGGTCTTCGCCCATGGCGCCGGGGCTCCTTCCACTTCCGAATGGATGGTCAG ATGGAAGGAAATGTTAGATGAAGCATTGGATGCTGTAGAAGTAGTCACATTTGATTATCCAT ATATCTCTGGTGGAAAACGTAAAGCTCCCCCTCGAGCAGAAAAGTTAGTTGATCATCACTTGGGTGTTGTAAAAGATGCTGTCACAAAATATCCTGGGCATCCTCTTATTCTGGTGGGCAAATCAATGGGTTCAAG AGTCAGCTGTATGGTTGCTGGTGCAGAATGTGTCAACGTTTCAGCAGTTATATGCTTGGGTTACCCCCTTAAG GGCATGAATGGGGCAATACGTGATGAGACTTTGTTGCAGTTGAGGACTCCAACGTTTTTTGTACAG GGTAGTAAAGATGGCTTGTGTCCCCTGGATAAGCTTGCAACCACCTGTAAGAAGATGAAATGCATCAATGAGTTACATGTGATTGATGGTGGTGATCACTCTTTCAAGATTGGGAAAAAGTACCAAGAGTCCGCTGGATTGAGCCAGGGAGAAGCTGAAAGAAGAGCTGTCAAGGCAATTTCAGAGTTTGTCACAAAATGCATCTAA